The Aminipila terrae nucleotide sequence GAAAAGAACTTAAACAGAGGGGAATAAGAAAACTTAAAGTAGTTTATTCCAGGGAGCAGCCCGTACCTGTTTCAAAACCTGATCCTGGAGAAAAAGCAACTCCCGGTAGTGTGGCGTTTGTTCCTTCTGTAGCAGGGTTAATTATTGCAGGAGAAGTAATTAAAGACATTATTCTCTAATATTTACAAAATAATATAAAATTGTGCAAAAAAATATAAATTTTTATATATTTTTATCGTTTAATACAAAATATATTACAAAATACTACAAATTCTACTTGCCCCTCTCATTAGAAAATGCTATAATCTCTTTTGGTCTGATGAAAGGAGGCTTTTTTTATGGAAAGAAAAATAATTCAAGTGGAGGATAAAGTTCCATTTTCTTTAATGGCACCTCTTAGTTTGCAACATATGTTTGCCATGTTCGGTGCATCAGTGTTAGTTCCCTTCTTATTTGGGATAAATCCGGCAGTGGTTCTCTTAATGAACGGTATCGGTACATTATTATTTATATTTATTACCAAAGGCAAAGCACCGGCTTACTTAGGCTCCAGCTTTGCTTTTATTGCGCCCGTAATTACTTTAATTGATAAATACGGACAAGATTTAGGTTATTCATATGCCCTTGGGGGCTTCGTGGCAGTAGGTCTCTTTGGTATCCTGCTTTCACTTATCATATATAAGTTCGGTGCAGACTGGATAAATGTGGTTCTGCCTCCGGCAGCCATGGGACCAGTGGTGGCACTTATCGGTCTGGAGCTTGCTGGGACAGCGGCCAATACAGCCGGGCTGTTTCATAATGTTTCTTACAAACTGATTGAAGGCACAAATACCTATCATCAAATGGTCACACCAATTGATCCAAGAAATGTTATCGTATTTGTCATTACTCTTGGTACTGCAATTTTCGGCAATGTACTCTTTAAAAAATTCTTTGCGGTTATTCCAATTCTTATTTCCATTGTGGCTGGTTATGTTGCCGCTATATGTGTAGGGATTGTAAGTTTTGATAAAGTAATGGCTGCACCACTTTTGTCCATTCCGAATTTTACAACCCCAAAATTCAGTGCGGAAGCAATTTT carries:
- the uraA gene encoding uracil permease, yielding MERKIIQVEDKVPFSLMAPLSLQHMFAMFGASVLVPFLFGINPAVVLLMNGIGTLLFIFITKGKAPAYLGSSFAFIAPVITLIDKYGQDLGYSYALGGFVAVGLFGILLSLIIYKFGADWINVVLPPAAMGPVVALIGLELAGTAANTAGLFHNVSYKLIEGTNTYHQMVTPIDPRNVIVFVITLGTAIFGNVLFKKFFAVIPILISIVAGYVAAICVGIVSFDKVMAAPLLSIPNFTTPKFSAEAIFMILPVLLVITSEHIGHQIVTSEIVGKDLIKDPGLHRSLFADYFSTTLSGLIGSVPTTTYGENIGVMAVTKVYSVRVIAGAAVLSIVCSFVGKLSELISTIPGPVIGGISFLLYGMIGASGIRILVDSKVNYGKSRNLTLTSVVFVTGLSGVAVKFAGIELKGMVLACVVGMILSALFYIFDKLRITNDQEEPDQVS